One region of uncultured Sulfurimonas sp. genomic DNA includes:
- the glp gene encoding gephyrin-like molybdotransferase Glp → MAVTIEEALEFIYKNTTKKSLKILPIEQVLGYVIAQDIVATHNLPPYDNSAMDGYAVKVSDASNCVEVNHTIFAGDNSNEVLTCGTAIKIMTGAKIPDGCECIVPIEDTKKCDNGVTLPSKLSKSKHIRLCGEDIKKGEVLLKDGQKLQAHQITLLASQGISHVQVYKKPKIALFASGNELKMHFEKVEAYQLYNTNTPTLLSRAKELGCEVDFIGTSQDNLEDLKKHIKSALDSDLIITSGGVSVGDADFTKEAFSAFGMQTFFDKVQIKPGKPTTFGKINDTLVLNLPGNPLAAALNFELFGQSIILALSGVNEMFINPIDTKIKNDYKQKKGRISLVPGYFDGSSFEVCEKFAPGMVSPLATSNAYIMVDENIESLASNDKVKVISTRFTFTSKNKVSLL, encoded by the coding sequence ATGGCAGTTACAATTGAAGAAGCACTAGAGTTTATATATAAAAACACTACAAAAAAATCGCTCAAAATTTTACCAATAGAGCAAGTGCTAGGCTATGTAATAGCTCAAGATATTGTAGCTACTCACAACTTGCCTCCATATGACAACTCTGCTATGGATGGTTATGCTGTCAAAGTCTCAGATGCAAGTAATTGTGTAGAGGTAAATCACACTATTTTTGCAGGAGACAACTCAAATGAAGTTCTCACTTGTGGAACTGCCATAAAGATAATGACAGGAGCTAAAATTCCTGATGGTTGTGAATGTATAGTTCCCATAGAAGACACTAAAAAGTGTGACAATGGCGTAACTCTTCCAAGCAAACTCTCCAAATCAAAACATATTCGCCTTTGTGGTGAAGATATCAAAAAAGGCGAAGTTCTTTTAAAAGATGGTCAAAAACTACAAGCTCATCAAATAACTCTTCTTGCATCTCAAGGTATAAGTCATGTACAAGTTTACAAAAAGCCAAAAATTGCACTCTTTGCATCTGGTAATGAACTAAAGATGCATTTTGAAAAAGTAGAAGCTTATCAACTCTACAACACAAACACTCCGACGCTACTATCTCGTGCTAAGGAGCTTGGTTGTGAAGTTGATTTTATAGGAACTTCACAAGACAATTTAGAAGATTTAAAAAAACATATAAAAAGTGCTCTTGATAGTGATTTGATTATTACTTCTGGCGGAGTGAGCGTTGGAGATGCGGACTTTACAAAAGAAGCATTTAGTGCCTTTGGGATGCAAACCTTTTTTGATAAAGTTCAAATAAAACCTGGTAAACCTACAACTTTTGGAAAGATTAATGATACTTTAGTACTAAATCTTCCAGGAAATCCATTGGCGGCAGCACTTAATTTTGAACTCTTTGGTCAGAGCATTATTTTAGCTCTAAGCGGAGTAAATGAAATGTTCATAAATCCGATAGATACAAAAATAAAAAATGACTACAAACAAAAAAAAGGTCGTATTAGTTTAGTTCCAGGCTATTTTGATGGCAGTAGTTTTGAAGTATGCGAAAAGTTTGCTCCAGGAATGGTTTCTCCTCTTGCTACTTCAAATGCATACATAATGGTAGATGAAAATATAGAATCTTTAGCATCTAATGATAAGGTAAAAGTCATATCTACAAGATTTACTTTTACTAGTAAAAATAAAGTAAGTTTACTCTAG